AGTTTCTACAAATATACTGCACTCTAGTGCAACCCAATGAGCTCACACCTAAGAACAAACCGCTTCGAGTAACACCAGTGGTAGTAACCAATGATCATTGCTTATTCCATTGCTAAAAGACAATCAGTTTAAGGACCattgaatgaaattaacatGGAAGGAAAACAATGGCaagtaaacaaacaaaaataacataaattggAATAAACTAGATCAATCTCTTGCAACaacatgattttttaaaaaattaaactcatttgcttgcaaaaaaattgttgataCAATCAAAAGTCATTAACAACTACCACGAAGAGTGAGACCCTCCAAGAATTCCACATTTAGAGTTGATGAATATCCATAACTCTTTACTGCACAAACTCATGTAGAATTTGTTTTACAGATTGATCCAATCCATCATCAGATAACATTTCCACTATCAATGTGATGGTGGATGCATCAGCGGAAAATCCCCTTCCAAGCATTTCTTGAAGAAGTTGAATAGCACTCAATGTCTCATTATTTCGTAAAAATCCTCGAGTAATCAAATTGTAAGTGCAATCATCTGGTGAGCAGCCATCTGTATTCATTTCCCTAAATAACTTAGTTGCCTCAGCTAATAACCCTTGTAGACAAAGCCCATTGATCATTATAGTATAAGTCCAAACATCAGGATGCAAACCTTTGGAGGAGAGACTGGAAAAGAGATCCCCTGCAGCTTCAAGTTCACCAACTCTACACATCCCATCAATGACAATATTATAACTTTGTATATCAGGAGCCAAATTACTACCTTCAATAGCTTTCAGCATAGCCATAGCTTGATCTAGATGACGAGTTTTGCATAGATAGTCTAATAAAATGCGGTAAGTAACGAGATCTGGAATTTGGCCACTAGCTACCATCTCATGAAAAAGTGCTATTGCATCCCGGAGTCTTCCAACATGGCATAAACCATGTATAAGAGTGTTGTAAGTCACGATGTTAGGAACCAATTCTCGTTGACACATTTCTTCAAAGAGATACATGGCCTTATCTATCCTTTGAATCTTGCAATAACCGTTGATCAAGGTACTATAGCTGATAACATTAGGTGCACAGCCCTTACGAACCATCGTATCAAATACTTTATCCGCCTCATCCATCTCAGATCGCAAACAGTGTCCATCCATCAATGCAGTGTAGGTGACTACATCAGGCTCCACACCTCTTTGAATCATCACATCAACTACATCATGTGCTATGGTGACCATTCCTTCTTTACAGAGTGCATCCACCAATGTGGTAAAGATAACTACATTTGGCATTATCTTGCTATCTACCATTTCATTCATCAGTGTTGCAACATGCTTCCACTCAGAGAACTTGCATAGGCCATGAATTATTGAGTTATAAGTTGAAACATTAGGTGAAATGCCTTTAGCGATCATCTCAGAGAAAATGTTCAAAGCCTCATTTACTTGTCTATCCTTAAAAAGGCAATCAATGATGGTGTTATAAGTAATCACATTAGGCTCACAATTTTTTTGTACCATGCTCCTAAGTAACCTGATAGCGGCTCTAGAGTTGCCCACTTTACATAACCCATGTATCAGAGTTCCATAAGTAACCCCATTGGGTTGAAAACCTTCCCCAACCATTTTATCAAACAGGTGGAGGGCTTCACCAATTTTACCCTCAACACAGAGGCCCCTAATCAGAGTGGTGAAGGTAGCGGTGTCCGGTTGATGCCCAAGTTTGAAGATTTTCGCCAAGACGGAGAAACCGAAATCCACCCGATTCAAATGGCAGAAAGAGTTAATGACGATGGCGAGAGTGTAAACATCGGAGGGAATTCCAAGAGAATCCATTTGCTTAGAAAGAGAAAGCACAGTGGAGTAGTGTTTCATGTTAGCGATGGAGGTTAAAATTTTGGCGAAATCAACAACTGAGGGTGGAGGTTGCATATGAAGCATTCGATTAAAGGAAGAGAGGGCTTCATCAATCGTATTAAAATTCAGGGATTTGGAATGGAAGCTGCTACTATGTGATGAAGACAATAattgaagaggaagagaaagcATCCATGTACCGGAAGCAGGAGAAGAAGAAAGCTTTGTCATCAGCATCTTcatctccatctccatctccatcatcatcttcatcatcgtGCAGCTTCAGCTTTACTCCTAACATCACAACATTTCGATTTCACGTACTCTGCACTTTGGGTTTCGAGAGGAAGATTAATCTTGAGAATTAATTTCTCCTTTGGGTTCAGTCTCCGTCTAGAATGTGGAGAGAgaggattttattatttttatatttttatatttgggaCGCTTAAGTAGTTAAGTGGCAGAGCAGACGGCATATGTAGTTTGATATTGTGGTCAAGCTTTCTCTTTTCAAATGAATGATGTGGGcataagggtctccaaaaagcccgcggcccgctttaggcccggccTGGCCCAAGCCCGGTCCGAGCCCGTttatgggcgggccgggccgagGGCCTAATTTTAGGCCCGGCCcgtccctttaaaaaaaaactacaaaaataaaaagtattaaaaaaaatatactttatttttatatatatatataactaactcatttaataagcacaaaaggaatgtagctcagttggttagagccttgaAATTTAAGTTTGAGGGGAGGGGTCCAAATCCCCCCCTCTCTCTTCCtttatttaaaagccattttggcttatttaaaaaagcccgcggcccggcccggcccggcccgttgaccagtcaacgggcccataggcccggcctgagctgggccgcgggcctcctatttacggcccggcccggcccggcccgcctGTTGGAGACCCTTATGTGGGCATGTGGGCTTGAATTTCACATCTGAGCCTGCCCATTGACTGGTCAATGGACTTCTCAGCCCATTCACACATAAGCgggttttcatttttattttattttattttattttttatccataTGCTCCAATACCATTATGTACATAACCTAGTCCTCTTTTGTGTACTACTCCTTACAAtaccattatttattttattaattaattaattaataaataaaagaaagaaaaatttgttgATGTCTAGTACAATATTGACCATTGACCTAGTCAATTACTTGCCccacaaatttaaaatttccaaaggTTCATGAACCCTCCAAATGAAAAGGAATCTTGTTTCCAACCACAATTCAGGGAAAATATCTAACCTAAGCCCACCATGGGGATCCATTCCCTGATTTTCTATAAAGATTGCAATCTCACAAACCAGCCATTTGATATAATGtagatgaaaatattttttattttttatttttttttaagtttgttaAAAAAAGCTAGGAAAGTTTGAGAGAagtatattcttaaaaatttaattttcttatagagaaaaaaattatgattttctttattttcttatcatgatttttttttcttaaattttataggAATTAAACTTATGGGTGTTGTGTGGGATCCTCCCCAAAAAGTGCCACGTGGCTCCCTCTCCCTTGGACACGCAGACCACCCCCCTTGCGACGCGTGACATAGttcattccacccgggtaggAATTTTGTCCGGCCGACTTTCCACcatctccggatatctcacagtcGTAATTCTGTCAGGACCAGCATTCCACCATCTCCGAATATACCACATTCGACGCCTGTcaccggatgggagaggaggacgattcaacttccccgggcagacatgtccggatccgaATGAGCTTGTCGTCGGATGGGAGAGGTCGACGATTCAGCTTCCCCGgacagacatgtccggatcctccgGTAACGCTTACTTGGAGAATATCCGTAGCCGACGATTCAGCTTCCTCGGACAAACATGTCCGAATCCTCTGGTAACGCTTACCCGGACAGCTTCCCCGGATAGTTTGGCTCGTTAGATACTCGCGATTCGctggatccatttccgcccacaatcaaaaagcaaactctAACAATACTGACGATCAAGTCTCTTGAACTGtcactcatctttaatgcaagataCATTTGACAAGACATTCCCAAATCTTCTCAAGTCGCCTGACACATCCCCgatatttaaagtcataaattgaGGCGACATTCGCCGCCTGAATACCTTCCTGACAGCCGCCACCTGGCACCAGAAACGTCATGATTGCTTCGCCACAATCATGACGATGGGACCCGCTAGCACAGCGGGGCCATACTTTctaactcatatataaactCTAAGGAGACTCTCAGGAAGGTAAGCAAAAAAGGAACAAGCATCCTTGAAGCAATAAGCAATAAGTAACAAAGAATAAGCATCCTTGACGAAAATCACGGAGCAACACTCCCAAAGGAAAACTCTATTTTCCAACAACTTCCAAAAGACTAACTTAATCATTGGAGGGTATGTCCGGACAACCCATCCGGACATCTTTTTGCAGGAGGAAGGAGAATTCACTGTAACGCGTTGATCGAGATTCCGTTGCTGGTGACGACTATTGTAGCAGGGGAATTTTGTCATCAACATGTtgggtaaaccaacttaataacttaaaatgacttaattttaattattaagtaaattaaatatatttggtaaaataacttaatgatattacttaaaataaaaaataactttaagtaataaataaaaataattaacttattcttaaatccacatctttattttaattttttatctttatttattataattacctcaatgattttttttgttatttcatgATCTCTATTGTTATTTAACCTCCTTtgtcataattataatttatgaagataaatatatcaatttttagatttaaaataatttttatcaaacaatctttatacttaaagtaaaaattaaataataagttttaagtaaataacttaaatataatttaactaaaaataaatttaaggcattaagtaataagtattaagttttactaaacaCCCCATATATATTAGAATATCACAtctcattaaataaaaaatgcacaTTTCTTAAGTGATATGATATATTTGgatgttattatatatatataatgttacGTTTATATTTAGCTATAATGCCTACTGACATTTGGTTGATAGATACgggtgcaactactcacataagtgtcacGATGCAGGGTTTCCTAAGGAGCCGAATGCCAACTGATGGTGAAAGATACATCCATGTGGGAAATGGCAACAAGGTTGTAGTCAAGGCTATTGGTATTTTTAGATTACATTTAAACTCTGGATGTACTTTAGATTTGGAAGAGACTTTCGTAGTACCGTCGTTTAGAcgaaatttaatttatgtttcatGTCTGGACAAATGTggatattgttgttcatttaGAAATGGAATGGTTAGTACAAGTAGTCTAACAgacaaattatacaaattgaacataaaggcctctaatggaaatgaaaccttGTATTCAAGTAATTATGACATTAagcaaaaattaacaaatgagaattcatcaatgttatggcaCAAATGTTTAGGttatatttcaaatcaacgtaTTGAAAGGCTTGTGTCAGAAGGAATTCTTGAACCacttgatttctcagactttCAAGTCTCTATAGAGTATATTAagggtaaacaaataaatatgagaaaaaggGATGCCAATAGGTGCGGTGACATCTTGGAATTCATACATATGGATGTTTGTGGTCCATTTCCTACCCCTTTTtggaatggacaacaatattttattactttcattGACGATTACTCGCGTTTTgactatctttatttgattcatgagaagtctcaatcattggatgtgttcaagaattttaaagttgaagttgagaaccaattaagcaagaaaataaaggtcATCAAATTTGACCGTGgaggtgaatattatggtagatatgatGGATCCGGTGAACAACGTCCAAGGCTATTCGCTaaatatttgatggagtgtggtatcattcctcaatacaccatgccgGGGACTTCaagccaaaatggtgtagcaaaGAGGTGAAACTGTACTCTTAAAgatatggtaagaagtatgatcAGTCATTCCACCTTACCAGAATCACTTTGGGACGAAGCTGTCAAAATTGCAGTTTACATTTTGAATAAAGTTCCAAGCAAAGTAGTAGCCAAAgccccatatgagttatggactagcaagaaacctagtattaggcACTTGCATGTTTGAGGTTGTCTAGCTGAGGCTAGGCCTTACaaaccaaatgaaaagaaattggacttcagaacaGTGAACTACTACTTTGTAGGGTATTTTGAAAAGTCGAGAGGCTTCAAGTTTTATGACCCCTCAACAAGATCCTTCTTTGAAACGGGCAATGCTAAGTTtgttgaggatgttgagttaagtgggaGAGAGCCATTAAGAAAGGTGGTATTTGAAGAAGAATCTGTTAGTATTCTTATTATTACAACTAgacatggtcatattatgtttaATGACACTATCCAGAATGTACAGCCAATAACAGAGATTGAAGACACACCTGAGATTCCTCCTACTTAAGTTATGGAACCAGTTCAAGTTCATGAAGaggtaactcaacaacctcaaaaACCTCAAGTACAAGTGCCATTGAAGAGATCcactagaaaaaggaaaagtacaatttcagatgattatgttgtatatctctaggaacatgagtttgacatgggtcTGGAAGACAATCCAATTTTAGTTAGTCAAGTTAAACAAAGttctgattttgaaaagtggatagaagccatgaaggatgagatgaaatcaatgaaagacaatggtgtttgagacctagtagagttgcctaaaggtgtaaaaccgattggttgtaaatggatttttaagaccAAGTATGATTCAAAAGGCAACATTGTTAGGTATAAGGCATGCCTAGTCGCAAAAGGTTTCACTAAAAAAAGggcattgattataaggagaccttTTCACCGGTTTCGTTAAAGgactcctttagaatcatcatggcacttgtagctcattatgatttagagctGCATCAAATGGACGTTAAAACTGCGTTTTTTAATGGCAACATTGATGAgacaatatacatggtgcaaccggagaactttgagtctaatgattcaaagcaacttgtatgcaaattaaaaaggtccatatatggtttaaagcgggcatcccgacaatggtaccgaaagtttgatcaggtgattacttcatttagttttaaggagaacactattgatcaatgcatatatctCAAGTTTAGTGGGAGCAGATTCATTATCTTGGtgctatatgttgatgatattttaCTTGCAAGTAGTGATATGGaacttttgcatgaaaccaagcgATTTCTATCCagtaaatttgacatgaaggatcttggtaatGCATCTTTTGTGCTGGGTATACAGATCTATAGGGATCGTTCAAGAGATATACTTGGGCTATCACAAAAGTCCTACATCGATAAGGTGTTGAGTAGATTTGGCATGAGCAATTGAGCACCAGGAGACACGTCTGTGGCAAAAGGCGATAAatttagtttgcaccaatgttcgaaaaatgaacttgagaagaaggatatggaaaGGTTTCCCTATGCCTCGGCAGTAGGAAGTCTCATATATGCATAAGTTTCTATGCGTCtggatattgcgtacattgttggaatgttaggcagATATTTGAGTAACTTAGGTATGGATCActggaaaaaggcaaaacgggttatgcggtatttacaaagaact
This DNA window, taken from Vitis vinifera cultivar Pinot Noir 40024 chromosome 2, ASM3070453v1, encodes the following:
- the LOC100244236 gene encoding putative pentatricopeptide repeat-containing protein At1g12700, mitochondrial — its product is MMKMMMEMEMEMKMLMTKLSSSPASGTWMLSLPLQLLSSSHSSSFHSKSLNFNTIDEALSSFNRMLHMQPPPSVVDFAKILTSIANMKHYSTVLSLSKQMDSLGIPSDVYTLAIVINSFCHLNRVDFGFSVLAKIFKLGHQPDTATFTTLIRGLCVEGKIGEALHLFDKMVGEGFQPNGVTYGTLIHGLCKVGNSRAAIRLLRSMVQKNCEPNVITYNTIIDCLFKDRQVNEALNIFSEMIAKGISPNVSTYNSIIHGLCKFSEWKHVATLMNEMVDSKIMPNVVIFTTLVDALCKEGMVTIAHDVVDVMIQRGVEPDVVTYTALMDGHCLRSEMDEADKVFDTMVRKGCAPNVISYSTLINGYCKIQRIDKAMYLFEEMCQRELVPNIVTYNTLIHGLCHVGRLRDAIALFHEMVASGQIPDLVTYRILLDYLCKTRHLDQAMAMLKAIEGSNLAPDIQSYNIVIDGMCRVGELEAAGDLFSSLSSKGLHPDVWTYTIMINGLCLQGLLAEATKLFREMNTDGCSPDDCTYNLITRGFLRNNETLSAIQLLQEMLGRGFSADASTITLIVEMLSDDGLDQSVKQILHEFVQ